One window from the genome of Gimesia aquarii encodes:
- a CDS encoding PQQ-binding-like beta-propeller repeat protein — MMRYCNRLFLVGMLLLAGCTKTTPVEEVSVKSSGIALDESDVTDLSTAWPGWRGPQQNGIAPDQELPTQWNETTNIIWRTDIPGRGHSSPIVVDDLVLLATADDQSQQQMVMALNRADGTVRWESVVHEGGFPSPRELHKKGTNANGTVLCDGDHIYAVFFNSGKIIATALDLEGKQLWQQELGAFNSKFGYAPSPLLYKSFVIIAADNRGGGYIAALDRKSGKIAWRIARPAISTYSSPVVADVGGRDQLLISGCDQVASYDPSTGKLNWSTPCLAEATCGTIVTTKDRIFASGGYPKRETVCLSADGKLLWSDKTKIYEPSMLVDGSQLYGITDDGIAYCWSTETGDVLWKNRMRGSFSASPILCNGLIYVSNLLGDTFVFEANANGYQEVAINKLGDDCYASPAVSDGQLFLRIGKQSDGKRQEELVCIGQVSVPAE, encoded by the coding sequence ATGATGCGATATTGTAATCGATTGTTTCTAGTTGGGATGTTGCTCCTTGCCGGGTGTACGAAAACGACTCCTGTGGAAGAAGTTTCAGTAAAATCAAGTGGCATTGCTCTGGATGAAAGTGATGTGACTGATCTTTCCACTGCATGGCCGGGCTGGCGTGGACCTCAGCAGAATGGCATCGCCCCAGATCAAGAATTGCCGACTCAATGGAATGAAACAACGAATATCATCTGGAGAACAGACATTCCCGGGCGGGGGCATAGTTCTCCTATTGTCGTTGATGACCTGGTTTTACTGGCAACCGCTGATGACCAAAGTCAGCAGCAGATGGTCATGGCCTTGAATCGTGCCGATGGAACAGTTCGTTGGGAGTCTGTGGTTCATGAGGGTGGATTTCCTTCACCGAGGGAATTACACAAAAAGGGAACCAATGCGAATGGAACCGTTTTATGTGATGGCGACCACATTTATGCCGTCTTTTTCAATTCCGGTAAGATTATTGCAACGGCTCTCGATTTAGAGGGCAAGCAACTTTGGCAGCAAGAATTGGGAGCCTTCAATTCCAAATTTGGCTACGCCCCTTCACCACTGCTTTATAAGTCATTCGTGATTATTGCCGCGGATAATCGTGGTGGAGGCTACATTGCCGCCTTGGATCGGAAATCAGGAAAGATTGCCTGGCGCATCGCTCGCCCTGCAATCAGTACTTATTCAAGTCCTGTAGTTGCAGATGTAGGCGGACGCGATCAATTACTGATCAGCGGTTGTGATCAGGTCGCCAGCTATGATCCATCGACGGGAAAACTTAATTGGAGTACTCCCTGTCTGGCTGAAGCGACTTGTGGAACGATTGTCACGACGAAGGATCGAATTTTTGCCAGTGGCGGTTACCCCAAACGTGAGACCGTCTGTTTGTCTGCTGACGGTAAACTGCTCTGGTCTGATAAAACGAAGATCTATGAACCATCGATGTTGGTGGATGGCAGTCAACTTTATGGAATTACAGATGATGGAATTGCCTACTGCTGGTCCACAGAGACAGGTGACGTGCTCTGGAAAAATCGAATGCGTGGTTCTTTCAGTGCTTCACCGATTCTCTGCAACGGATTGATCTATGTATCTAATCTTTTAGGGGACACGTTTGTTTTCGAAGCGAACGCTAATGGTTATCAAGAAGTCGCCATTAACAAGCTCGGCGATGATTGCTACGCCAGCCCTGCAGTTTCTGATGGTCAGCTGTTTCTAAGAATTGGAAAACAGTCAGACGGTAAACGGCAGGAAGAACTTGTCTGCATCGGCCAGGTGTCTGTACCGGCCGAGTAG